The Anaerolineae bacterium genome includes a window with the following:
- the dapA gene encoding 4-hydroxy-tetrahydrodipicolinate synthase gives MGKKPAWFKGIIPALVTPFKKDGSLDEEAYRELIRFLLPDVDGFLVAGTTGEFVYLAPEERKRIIEIAVEEAGGKVPVIAGTGAPSTRETLELTRFAKDAGADAALVVTPFYLKPTYNEIYDHYRAVDRVGIPIIIYNIPQCAGTHHEWWTAEGSLLDLENVIGIKDSSGDIPFLMALIEKVWGEVGIFTGHDETVVAALAAGADGAILASANLVPDIWQKIYRAVKSGDLDTAREWQRKIQKIIRIIVRQGSTQAVKEGLMMMGLRVGDSRLPMMPGDAFRREDQEEMRFELEALGKIPRREVEYHLGNETIRTSFPVAYQVNKRTFDLTFAVGEGFSGPPFHEIAHIDLVMGTKDGPVGRAAARALKEERPGHELAVIRDRPMVILVPTVTVRTDRQRHQIYEVAARGINRAIDWMINDGTLPEALLDKIIMIVNAFVHPSAAIEKRIELNNFKAMRAAIRKAIEGRPVLEEILNEKDAARHPFKYAP, from the coding sequence CGGTTTCTCCTGCCCGATGTGGATGGCTTTCTGGTGGCTGGCACCACCGGTGAATTCGTCTACCTTGCGCCGGAAGAAAGGAAGAGAATCATAGAGATAGCGGTGGAGGAAGCCGGGGGGAAAGTGCCTGTAATAGCGGGCACGGGAGCCCCTTCTACAAGGGAGACTCTGGAGCTAACCCGCTTCGCCAAAGATGCGGGAGCCGATGCCGCCCTGGTGGTTACCCCTTTCTACCTTAAGCCCACCTACAACGAAATCTACGACCACTACCGGGCTGTGGATAGAGTGGGGATCCCCATAATCATTTACAACATACCTCAGTGCGCAGGCACCCACCACGAATGGTGGACAGCCGAGGGCTCCCTGCTGGACCTGGAAAACGTAATAGGCATAAAAGATTCATCCGGAGATATACCGTTCCTGATGGCCCTTATAGAGAAAGTGTGGGGCGAAGTGGGTATTTTCACCGGTCACGATGAGACGGTAGTTGCGGCCCTGGCGGCCGGAGCCGATGGAGCTATCCTGGCATCGGCCAACCTTGTGCCCGACATCTGGCAAAAAATTTACAGAGCAGTGAAATCCGGTGACCTGGATACCGCCAGAGAATGGCAGAGGAAGATTCAGAAAATAATTCGCATCATAGTGAGGCAGGGTTCTACCCAGGCGGTGAAAGAAGGCCTTATGATGATGGGCCTCAGGGTGGGCGACTCCCGTCTTCCCATGATGCCGGGGGATGCTTTCCGGCGGGAAGATCAGGAGGAAATGCGGTTTGAACTGGAAGCTCTGGGCAAAATACCCCGCCGGGAAGTGGAATATCACCTGGGCAATGAGACTATAAGGACCTCTTTCCCCGTAGCGTATCAGGTGAACAAGAGGACCTTTGACCTGACCTTTGCGGTGGGTGAGGGCTTTTCGGGGCCTCCTTTCCATGAGATCGCTCACATTGACCTGGTAATGGGGACTAAGGATGGCCCCGTGGGGAGAGCTGCTGCGCGAGCCCTTAAAGAGGAGCGGCCCGGCCACGAACTGGCCGTAATCAGGGACCGTCCCATGGTCATCTTGGTTCCAACGGTAACCGTTCGCACTGACCGGCAGCGCCATCAGATTTACGAGGTGGCGGCCAGGGGTATAAACAGGGCCATTGACTGGATGATTAACGATGGGACCCTGCCCGAGGCCCTTTTGGATAAAATCATCATGATAGTGAACGCTTTTGTCCATCCTTCGGCGGCGATAGAAAAGCGCATTGAGCTCAACAATTTCAAAGCCATGCGGGCGGCCATACGCAAGGCCATTGAAGGGCGCCCGGTACTGGAAGAAATCCTGAATGAAAAAGATGCCGCTCGCCATCCCTTCAAATATGCACCTTAA
- a CDS encoding GNAT family N-acetyltransferase, producing MHLKIRKANREDARGVWNLIVQLQEFLRLESSPYEEFAPRWEEALDSPNFEAFVAEERGDIKGLATVWYRESLSHGGLVALIDEFVVTEGERGKGVGTCLLKYVVNHCFRRGCIEVEVITEADNFAARGFYHKLGFYEVGILLERGKNEGE from the coding sequence ATGCACCTTAAAATCCGTAAAGCAAACCGCGAGGATGCCAGAGGAGTCTGGAACCTTATCGTTCAGTTGCAGGAGTTCCTGAGGCTGGAATCTTCTCCGTATGAGGAATTTGCGCCGCGTTGGGAGGAAGCCCTTGATTCTCCGAACTTTGAAGCCTTTGTAGCCGAGGAAAGAGGGGACATCAAAGGGTTAGCCACTGTCTGGTATCGGGAAAGCTTATCCCACGGAGGCCTGGTCGCCCTCATTGATGAATTCGTGGTAACTGAAGGCGAAAGAGGTAAAGGTGTAGGCACCTGTCTCCTTAAATACGTGGTGAACCATTGCTTCCGAAGGGGTTGCATTGAGGTAGAGGTTATAACGGAAGCAGACAACTTCGCCGCCAGAGGATTCTACCACAAGCTTGGTTTTTACGAAGTTGGGATACTTCTGGAGAGGGGAAAGAACGAGGGGGAGTGA
- a CDS encoding flavin reductase family protein, with product MKKVEIPVSHAFRLINAGGVVLVTSHYKDKENVMSASWITPLSFSPPLIGVAIHPVRFTHDLIKKSEQFALNIPSVSLLKAVEICGTYSGRDVDKFARAGITPVDALEIDVPLVEECIGHIECVLTDAFTTGDHTLFVGQVVAASVVEEAFDKVWKLENDELKPLHHLGEDFYAVLTRLP from the coding sequence ATGAAGAAGGTTGAAATTCCTGTTTCCCATGCCTTTAGGCTTATAAACGCCGGTGGGGTAGTTCTGGTGACCTCCCATTACAAGGATAAGGAGAATGTGATGAGCGCTTCCTGGATTACCCCCCTGAGTTTCTCTCCGCCCCTTATAGGGGTAGCCATACACCCCGTCCGTTTCACCCACGATCTCATCAAAAAAAGCGAACAATTTGCCCTGAACATCCCCAGCGTTTCCCTTCTTAAAGCTGTGGAAATATGCGGGACTTACTCGGGCCGGGATGTGGATAAATTTGCCAGGGCCGGAATAACCCCCGTTGATGCCTTGGAAATTGACGTGCCCCTGGTGGAGGAGTGCATCGGACACATAGAATGTGTGCTCACCGATGCCTTCACCACAGGGGATCACACTCTCTTCGTGGGCCAGGTTGTGGCTGCTTCGGTTGTGGAAGAAGCCTTTGATAAGGTGTGGAAGTTGGAGAACGATGAATTGAAGCCCCTCCACCACCTCGGAGAGGATTTCTATGCCGTTTTAACCAGGCTTCCGTAA
- a CDS encoding ABC transporter ATP-binding protein: MRQAAVVAENLTKKFGDFTAVDHISFTIKRGEIFGFLGPNGAGKTTTIRMLLGLLRPTEGRAWVLGFDSQRETEEVRKRIGYMTQKFSLYNDLTVEENLRFYGRVYGLRGKALEERIDYAVEMAGLKGKEKMLTANLSGGWKQRLAFGCAILHQPEMLFLDEPTAGVDPISRRAFWDLLYELADRGITILVTTHYMDEAEHCHNLVLIYNGRIIAQGSPRELKAEMKGWVLEIRCDKYQEALTALRERALPAEPVSPEHPFLALGGEVALYGSAIHLVTPEAESYRATVEEILKKKGLKIHSIEAIVPSLEDVFIARIRAIEAARIYEKAQSTKG, encoded by the coding sequence TTGAGGCAAGCAGCAGTAGTAGCTGAGAACCTCACTAAAAAGTTCGGCGATTTCACAGCGGTTGACCATATAAGTTTCACTATAAAGCGAGGGGAAATTTTCGGCTTTCTGGGGCCAAATGGGGCAGGCAAGACTACCACCATAAGGATGCTTCTGGGACTGCTTCGCCCCACCGAGGGCCGGGCCTGGGTTCTGGGCTTTGATTCTCAGAGAGAGACGGAAGAAGTCCGCAAGCGCATCGGCTACATGACCCAGAAATTTAGCCTTTACAATGACCTTACAGTTGAAGAAAATTTGCGCTTTTACGGACGCGTCTATGGTCTTAGGGGTAAAGCGTTGGAAGAGAGGATAGATTATGCAGTTGAAATGGCCGGATTAAAGGGGAAAGAGAAAATGCTAACCGCTAACCTTTCAGGCGGATGGAAGCAGCGTCTGGCCTTCGGTTGTGCTATCCTCCATCAGCCTGAAATGCTTTTTCTGGATGAACCCACCGCGGGAGTCGATCCCATATCCAGAAGGGCTTTCTGGGACTTGCTCTACGAGCTGGCTGATAGGGGCATAACCATACTGGTGACTACCCACTACATGGATGAAGCCGAACACTGCCACAACCTGGTTTTGATCTACAATGGGCGTATAATTGCTCAGGGTTCTCCCCGGGAGCTGAAGGCCGAGATGAAAGGGTGGGTTCTGGAGATACGCTGCGATAAATACCAGGAAGCTCTAACGGCATTGAGGGAAAGGGCCCTGCCCGCAGAACCGGTCTCTCCCGAGCACCCGTTTTTGGCTCTGGGAGGCGAGGTCGCCCTTTACGGTTCAGCTATTCACCTTGTAACTCCCGAAGCTGAAAGTTACCGGGCCACCGTTGAGGAAATCCTCAAGAAGAAAGGCCTGAAGATTCACAGCATTGAAGCAATTGTTCCCTCTCTGGAAGATGTGTTCATTGCCAGAATCAGAGCCATTGAGGCCGCCCGGATCTACGAAAAAGCGCAATCCACAAAGGGTTGA
- a CDS encoding polymer-forming cytoskeletal protein, translating into MVRKVALSLILALFLWSLAQPAFAEGGKMLFGEDFTLRSGETYRGDVLIFGGNLVLEEGSHLEGNVVVFGGRAKVSGTLEGDLAVFGGDVKVESTGKIEGDVVVMGGRLVKEEGAVIEGEVTEEAPFLLPPVAPPYSSLRDFVNWLLWGSVRFMLTLIALIAASILIISLWPEQVKVIAETINKAPLESGGIGLGAVVLGVPAGLVLLLFACLGLLVWLALLIAGLFGLTALAYRLGEKVFESAGSQGLSPLLQVILGVALIQLLGLIPCLGFLLQLVIYSLGIGAVILSRAGTYRGYCEKGGPVEASSSSS; encoded by the coding sequence GTGGTAAGGAAAGTGGCTTTGAGCTTGATTTTAGCCCTCTTTCTCTGGAGTCTGGCCCAGCCAGCCTTCGCCGAAGGGGGGAAAATGCTTTTCGGCGAGGACTTTACCCTCAGAAGCGGTGAAACATACCGAGGCGATGTGCTCATCTTCGGTGGAAACCTGGTCCTTGAAGAAGGAAGCCACCTTGAAGGAAACGTTGTTGTATTCGGGGGACGGGCAAAAGTAAGCGGTACCCTGGAGGGGGACCTGGCTGTTTTTGGAGGGGATGTAAAGGTTGAGAGCACCGGGAAAATAGAAGGCGACGTAGTCGTAATGGGCGGGAGGCTGGTTAAAGAAGAGGGGGCTGTTATAGAGGGGGAAGTTACAGAAGAGGCACCTTTCCTGCTGCCCCCTGTAGCACCCCCTTACTCATCCCTTAGAGACTTTGTTAACTGGCTGTTGTGGGGAAGTGTTCGTTTTATGCTCACCCTCATTGCCCTTATAGCGGCTTCAATCCTCATAATAAGCCTCTGGCCCGAGCAAGTCAAAGTTATCGCCGAAACGATAAACAAAGCCCCCTTAGAGAGCGGAGGAATAGGCCTGGGAGCCGTTGTCCTGGGTGTCCCGGCTGGGCTTGTGCTTCTTCTCTTCGCCTGTCTGGGCCTTCTGGTGTGGCTTGCGCTCCTTATCGCGGGGCTTTTCGGCCTTACAGCTCTGGCATACAGGCTGGGTGAAAAGGTCTTTGAATCAGCTGGGAGTCAAGGGCTTTCCCCTCTTTTGCAGGTTATACTGGGTGTTGCCTTGATCCAGCTTTTGGGCTTGATCCCGTGTCTGGGCTTTCTCTTGCAGCTTGTGATATACTCTCTCGGGATAGGAGCGGTGATCCTGAGCCGAGCTGGAACTTATCGGGGTTACTGCGAGAAAGGAGGACCGGTTGAGGCAAGCAGCAGTAGTAGCTGA